GCGAGGCGGACGACGCGCCGGGCTTCGCCCTCCTCGAGCGCACCGTCCGCCCGCGGACGGGGGTCCACGGGCTCGGGGGCCCCGTCGACGGGTTCGTCAGGACGCAGGCGCGCCCCCCGGGTCCGGCAGGCGTTCACCGCGATCGTGAGCAGCCACGCCCGAAGGGGAGCGTCCCGCCTCCAGCTCCTGAGCGATCGCCACGCCCGCACGAAAGTCTCCTGCGCCGCATCCTCGGCGTCCGCGGGGGATCTCAGCAGGCGACGTGCCACGGCCATCACGGCTCCTCGGTGCT
The genomic region above belongs to Candidatus Polarisedimenticolaceae bacterium and contains:
- a CDS encoding RNA polymerase sigma factor, producing MNVDANDARLVDRCLEGDRAAFDVLVLQHRGAVMAVARRLLRSPADAEDAAQETFVRAWRSLRSWRRDAPLRAWLLTIAVNACRTRGARLRPDEPVDGAPEPVDPRPRADGALEEGEARRVVRLAVAALPPRQREVVLLKVFSGMTHEDVAGAMGLTVGAVKAHLHQAVANLRRRLTTSKGGSR